The Stappia sp. genome window below encodes:
- a CDS encoding D-Ala-D-Ala carboxypeptidase family metallohydrolase produces the protein MTTTFHSHWRDVPESAWRWSNFSPAEIACRGTGKLLINEPALDKLQALRDRLGKPLIVRSAYRSPEHNRAVGGATRSKHLDGAAFDIAMANHDPVAFEAAARDVGFLGFGFYPRSGFMHVDLGPARQWGERFPFRATAFAEETPPAREVLADSRTMKGGGAAGVATLGAAGVEVAQSVLADTQSAILPLVPYLDTLRWVLIAVALGGIAITIYARLDDWKRGRR, from the coding sequence ATGACGACGACCTTCCACAGCCATTGGCGCGACGTGCCTGAGAGCGCCTGGCGCTGGTCAAACTTCAGCCCGGCCGAGATCGCTTGCCGGGGCACTGGCAAGCTGCTGATCAACGAGCCCGCGCTCGACAAGCTGCAGGCGCTGCGCGACCGGCTGGGCAAGCCGCTGATTGTCCGTTCCGCCTATCGCAGCCCCGAGCACAACCGTGCGGTCGGCGGCGCGACCCGGTCGAAACACCTCGACGGCGCCGCCTTCGACATCGCCATGGCGAACCACGACCCGGTGGCCTTCGAGGCGGCGGCGCGGGACGTCGGGTTCCTCGGCTTTGGCTTCTATCCCCGCTCGGGTTTCATGCATGTCGATCTCGGCCCTGCGCGGCAGTGGGGCGAGCGCTTCCCGTTCCGGGCGACTGCCTTCGCCGAAGAAACGCCACCAGCGCGCGAGGTTTTGGCCGACAGCCGCACCATGAAGGGCGGTGGCGCGGCGGGCGTCGCCACGCTGGGTGCGGCCGGGGTCGAGGTGGCGCAGAGCGTCCTGGCCGATACGCAGTCCGCCATCCTGCCGCTGGTGCCGTATCTCGACACGCTCCGCTGGGTGCTCATCGCGGTGGCGCTCGGCGGCATCGCGATCACGATCTACGCCCGTCTCGACGATTGGAAGCGAGGGCGGCGATGA
- a CDS encoding DUF6127 family protein → MAPQRPEDGFVRMPEHEFEAILARAAEEGAKRALADVGLEGDEAALDIRDLRSMLDLLRLVRRTAVQTVVRAVTTAILLALLAGAAIKLKVFGNAP, encoded by the coding sequence ATGGCACCCCAAAGACCCGAGGACGGTTTCGTCCGCATGCCGGAGCACGAGTTCGAGGCGATCCTAGCGCGCGCCGCCGAGGAAGGCGCCAAGCGCGCGCTCGCCGATGTCGGGCTCGAAGGCGACGAGGCCGCGCTCGACATCCGCGACCTGCGCTCGATGCTGGACTTGCTCCGGTTGGTGCGCCGCACGGCTGTGCAAACCGTCGTCCGCGCTGTCACCACCGCGATCCTGCTCGCGCTGCTCGCCGGCGCCGCCATCAAGCTGAAGGTCTTCGGCAACGCCCCGTAG
- a CDS encoding PepSY domain-containing protein has product MIRALHRWPGLLALALVTILSLSGAALSVFPAAERIAAPQAEAGLTVAALADRIQTVYPGVEQIRRSPSGRITAYWFDQGAPGAAVIDPATGEGVASADPNQAERWLTNLHRSLFLGDGGRIAMAAGAAAMLILSLSGAALVARRTGGWRHWFARLRGPLAGRLHVEIARIAVVGLVLSSTTALWMTASTFDLLPDGGPIPSMPTDVSGETGFALDRMSTLQQTPVAELRELSFPYPGDTTDVFTLKTDRGTGYLDQGTGALLAWADLTGWERVSETIYMLHTGQGAAALGLVLGLMALGVPAMGATGVLVWLAGRRGRPRIRGNQSAGRAETILLVGSEGGSTWGFAATLHAALTQAGQSVHVGPMSGFAPERYAAAQRIILLAATYGDGAAPASAKGFLDRLNATDRAPDIPLAVLGFGDRSFPAYCAFARDVAAAAQAKGWPELLPLDTIDRQSPQDFARWGRALGYALGIELELSHRPVQPQTTTLTLVSRRDYGAEVQAPTAILRFALPRVALWQRLLGGGFARFQAGDLIGILPEGGAVPRLYSLASGRRDDFIEIVVKEHRGGLCSGQLTALEPGDTVSAFLRPNPGFRPGRSRAPLILIGAGTGIGPLAGFVRANTRGRPIHLFFGLRHPDSDFFYGEEFPGWQDEGRLTRLVTAVSRGARPHYVQDALRGEATQVAELIRNGARVMVCGGRDMAAGVAEVLAEILAPAGLTPAVLKAEGRYVEDVY; this is encoded by the coding sequence ATGATCCGTGCACTCCATCGCTGGCCGGGTCTTCTGGCCCTCGCGCTCGTCACCATCCTGAGCCTGAGCGGCGCGGCTCTGTCGGTCTTCCCTGCGGCCGAGCGCATCGCCGCGCCGCAGGCGGAAGCCGGACTGACGGTCGCCGCCCTCGCGGACCGCATCCAGACGGTCTATCCGGGCGTCGAGCAGATCCGCCGATCACCCTCGGGCCGGATCACCGCCTACTGGTTCGATCAGGGCGCGCCGGGGGCCGCCGTGATCGACCCGGCGACGGGTGAGGGCGTGGCCTCGGCCGACCCGAACCAGGCCGAACGCTGGCTGACCAACCTGCACCGGTCGCTCTTCCTCGGGGATGGCGGCCGCATCGCAATGGCTGCAGGGGCTGCCGCGATGCTGATCCTCTCGCTCTCCGGCGCGGCGCTGGTCGCGCGGCGGACGGGAGGCTGGCGACACTGGTTCGCGCGCTTGCGCGGACCGCTTGCCGGGCGGCTGCACGTCGAGATCGCCCGGATCGCCGTCGTCGGCCTCGTTCTGTCCTCCACGACTGCCCTCTGGATGACAGCGTCCACCTTCGATCTCCTACCGGACGGAGGCCCCATCCCGTCCATGCCGACCGACGTCAGTGGAGAGACCGGGTTTGCGCTGGACCGAATGTCCACGCTGCAGCAGACGCCCGTCGCCGAGTTGCGCGAGCTTAGCTTTCCCTATCCCGGCGACACAACGGACGTCTTCACGCTCAAGACCGACCGGGGCACCGGATATCTCGATCAGGGCACCGGGGCGCTGCTGGCCTGGGCCGACCTGACCGGCTGGGAACGCGTTTCGGAAACCATCTACATGCTGCACACCGGACAGGGCGCGGCAGCGCTGGGGCTCGTGCTGGGGCTCATGGCGCTCGGGGTTCCGGCCATGGGCGCGACCGGCGTGCTGGTCTGGCTGGCCGGCCGGCGCGGTCGACCGCGCATCCGGGGCAACCAGTCCGCGGGGCGGGCCGAGACGATCCTGCTTGTCGGGAGCGAGGGCGGCAGCACCTGGGGCTTTGCCGCGACGCTTCACGCCGCGCTGACGCAAGCCGGGCAGAGTGTCCATGTCGGCCCCATGTCGGGCTTCGCTCCGGAGCGCTACGCTGCGGCCCAGCGGATCATCTTGCTCGCCGCGACCTATGGCGACGGCGCGGCGCCGGCCTCGGCGAAGGGCTTTCTCGACCGGCTGAACGCGACCGACCGCGCGCCGGACATTCCTCTTGCGGTACTCGGCTTCGGCGACCGCAGCTTTCCGGCCTATTGCGCCTTCGCCAGGGACGTCGCGGCGGCGGCGCAGGCGAAGGGTTGGCCCGAGCTTCTGCCGCTCGACACCATCGACCGGCAATCGCCGCAGGATTTCGCGCGCTGGGGCCGGGCGCTCGGATACGCTCTCGGGATCGAACTCGAACTGTCGCACCGGCCTGTCCAGCCGCAAACGACCACGCTGACCCTCGTCTCGCGGCGCGACTACGGCGCCGAGGTGCAGGCCCCGACGGCGATCCTCCGCTTCGCGCTTCCCCGCGTTGCGCTCTGGCAACGGTTGCTCGGGGGCGGGTTCGCACGGTTCCAGGCGGGTGACCTGATCGGCATTCTGCCCGAAGGAGGCGCCGTCCCGCGGCTCTACTCGCTCGCCTCTGGGCGCCGCGACGACTTCATCGAGATCGTGGTCAAGGAGCATCGCGGCGGCCTCTGCTCGGGTCAGCTCACAGCGCTGGAACCTGGCGACACGGTGAGCGCTTTCCTGCGCCCCAACCCCGGCTTCCGTCCGGGCCGAAGCCGGGCGCCCCTGATCCTGATCGGCGCGGGGACCGGCATCGGGCCGCTCGCGGGCTTTGTGCGCGCCAACACGCGCGGAAGGCCGATCCACCTGTTCTTCGGCCTGCGCCATCCCGACAGCGATTTCTTCTACGGCGAGGAGTTCCCCGGATGGCAGGACGAGGGGCGTCTGACACGGCTGGTCACGGCCGTCTCGCGGGGGGCGCGTCCCCATTACGTCCAGGACGCGCTGCGCGGCGAGGCCACTCAGGTCGCGGAGCTCATCCGCAATGGCGCGCGCGTGATGGTCTGCGGCGGACGAGACATGGCCGCCGGCGTGGCCGAGGTGCTGGCCGAGATCCTCGCGCCGGCCGGGCTGACGCCGGCGGTCCTGAAGGCGGAGGGGCGGTATGTCGAAGATGTCTACTGA
- a CDS encoding cytochrome b/b6 domain-containing protein — MTDAISHQGPEMSTGPSSKVRVWDPLVRVFHWGLVAAFATAWLTADELQPVHEFAGYTVAALVAFRLVWGLVGSRYARFAQFLKGPGETLAYLGDMTRGRERRYLGHNPAGAGMIVALLVTLSGTAFTGWLMEDQTRLAMLPSMPAIVAPAWADDDGDGDEREYGERGEVEGPLKEVHETLANLMLLLAALHVGGVVLASFRHHENLARAMVTGDKRAPGPGDIA, encoded by the coding sequence ATGACTGACGCAATCTCACACCAAGGGCCAGAGATGAGCACGGGGCCGAGCAGCAAGGTCCGTGTCTGGGATCCGCTGGTCCGCGTGTTCCATTGGGGCCTGGTCGCAGCCTTCGCGACCGCATGGCTGACTGCGGACGAGCTGCAACCTGTCCATGAGTTCGCAGGCTACACCGTCGCCGCACTTGTGGCCTTCCGGCTGGTCTGGGGCCTCGTCGGCAGTCGCTACGCGCGCTTCGCCCAGTTCCTGAAAGGCCCCGGCGAGACGCTGGCCTATCTCGGGGACATGACCCGCGGACGCGAGCGGCGCTACCTCGGCCACAACCCGGCGGGCGCGGGGATGATCGTGGCGCTGCTGGTCACGCTGTCGGGCACGGCCTTCACCGGCTGGCTCATGGAGGACCAGACCCGTCTGGCGATGCTTCCGTCCATGCCCGCCATCGTGGCGCCCGCCTGGGCCGACGACGACGGCGACGGCGACGAGCGGGAATACGGCGAACGGGGCGAGGTCGAGGGTCCGCTCAAGGAAGTCCACGAGACGCTCGCCAACCTGATGCTGCTGCTTGCCGCGCTGCATGTGGGCGGCGTCGTGCTGGCCTCCTTCCGCCACCACGAGAACCTGGCCCGGGCCATGGTGACGGGCGACAAGCGCGCTCCCGGTCCCGGCGACATCGCCTGA
- a CDS encoding ATP-binding protein produces MKWPASLQGRLGLSLGLALTVLWLLAATVTAVIVRGELDEIFDSALRETAERILPLAVTDIVGREDQGITQRLTPIREHEEFFTYLVRDAEGRILLQSHAADAAVFPPWDGPGFRQTATHRFYSDAALQETIRITVAEPLAHRASVAREIQMGLGLPLLIMLPIALMAIILAVRFSLDPLRRFRARLEARGARDLSEVPSSDLPTEIGPLAKTLNGLLARLREAFEAERSFTANAAHELRTPLAGAIAQAQRLRAETQEPATEARAAEIEATLKRLTRLSERLMQLARAEGGRLRMDRSADLRAVARVVVDDLGRAIAKDRIALGLPGKAVMSDIDPDAFAILCRNLMENALRHGAENTTIDVTLTADGLLSVANDGPILPRDTLDRLTARFERANAKADGSGLGLAIVAAIANRIGSSLVLKSPRPGGSSGFEASLILPTDSPGFSAGRDA; encoded by the coding sequence ATGAAATGGCCTGCGAGCCTTCAGGGCCGCCTTGGCCTGTCGCTCGGTCTGGCGCTGACGGTGCTGTGGCTGCTCGCGGCGACGGTGACGGCCGTGATCGTTCGAGGCGAGCTGGACGAGATCTTCGACAGCGCCCTGCGGGAGACTGCTGAACGCATCCTCCCGCTGGCGGTGACCGACATCGTGGGCCGCGAAGATCAGGGGATCACGCAGCGGCTCACGCCGATCCGAGAGCATGAAGAGTTCTTCACCTACCTCGTCCGGGATGCCGAGGGGCGCATTCTGCTGCAATCCCACGCGGCCGACGCGGCGGTATTCCCGCCCTGGGACGGCCCCGGGTTTCGGCAGACCGCCACCCACCGCTTCTACAGCGACGCGGCGCTTCAGGAAACGATCCGGATCACCGTGGCCGAGCCGCTTGCCCATCGCGCGTCGGTCGCGCGTGAGATCCAGATGGGCCTCGGCCTGCCGCTGCTCATCATGCTGCCGATCGCGCTGATGGCAATCATTCTTGCCGTTCGCTTCAGCCTAGATCCGCTGCGTCGGTTCCGCGCTCGGCTGGAGGCGCGCGGCGCCCGCGACCTGTCGGAGGTTCCTTCCAGCGATCTGCCGACGGAGATCGGACCACTGGCCAAGACGCTCAACGGCCTTCTGGCCCGCTTGCGCGAGGCGTTCGAGGCCGAGCGCAGTTTTACCGCGAACGCGGCCCATGAGTTGAGAACTCCGCTGGCCGGCGCAATCGCTCAGGCGCAGCGGCTGAGGGCGGAGACGCAGGAGCCGGCCACCGAAGCGCGTGCCGCCGAGATTGAGGCGACGCTCAAGCGCCTGACCCGGCTTTCCGAACGCCTCATGCAGCTTGCCCGGGCCGAAGGCGGGCGGCTGCGGATGGACCGGAGCGCAGACCTGAGGGCGGTCGCCCGTGTGGTGGTAGACGATCTCGGACGCGCCATTGCGAAGGACCGCATCGCGCTTGGGCTGCCAGGGAAAGCCGTCATGTCCGATATCGACCCGGACGCCTTCGCCATTCTGTGCCGCAACCTCATGGAAAACGCGCTCCGTCACGGAGCCGAGAACACGACGATCGACGTCACGTTGACCGCAGACGGGCTGCTTTCCGTCGCGAATGATGGCCCGATCCTCCCGCGCGACACTCTCGACCGCCTCACGGCGCGCTTCGAAAGGGCGAACGCGAAAGCCGACGGTAGCGGACTTGGCCTCGCTATCGTTGCGGCCATCGCGAACCGGATCGGAAGCTCTCTCGTTCTGAAATCGCCGCGACCTGGTGGATCTTCCGGCTTCGAGGCATCACTCATTTTGCCGACCGATAGCCCTGGGTTCAGCGCCGGGCGCGATGCGTAA
- a CDS encoding response regulator transcription factor yields MRILLIEDDTVLGAAVRDQIAADGQSVDWVMRLDAAGDAVKSTSYDLILLDLMLPDGRGIGFLKSLRARGDVTPVIILTALDQVSDRIEGLNAGADDYLVKPFDLAELSARIGSVARRYSGNPNPIVSHGPLEIDLAARSVHRDGKPVQLTAREWALFDAFLARPGQLLSKAQLEEKLYAFDAEVESNTIEVHVSRLRKKLGASVIETERGMGYRLGRP; encoded by the coding sequence ATGCGGATCCTGCTGATCGAGGACGACACGGTGCTTGGCGCGGCGGTGCGCGACCAGATCGCGGCCGATGGGCAGTCGGTCGATTGGGTGATGCGCCTCGATGCGGCCGGCGACGCTGTGAAATCCACGTCCTACGACCTGATCCTGCTCGACCTCATGCTGCCGGACGGTCGCGGGATCGGCTTCCTGAAGAGCCTGCGCGCGCGCGGAGACGTGACCCCGGTCATCATCCTGACCGCGCTCGACCAGGTGTCGGATCGGATCGAGGGGCTGAACGCGGGCGCCGACGACTATCTCGTGAAGCCCTTCGATCTGGCCGAGCTCTCCGCGCGGATCGGATCAGTCGCCCGGCGCTACAGCGGCAACCCGAACCCCATCGTCAGCCACGGGCCGCTTGAAATCGACCTCGCCGCGCGCAGCGTTCACCGGGACGGCAAACCCGTGCAACTGACGGCACGGGAATGGGCGCTGTTCGACGCCTTCCTCGCACGCCCCGGTCAACTGCTGTCCAAGGCGCAGCTGGAGGAGAAGCTCTACGCCTTCGACGCCGAGGTGGAGAGCAACACCATCGAGGTCCATGTCAGCCGCCTGCGCAAGAAGCTCGGGGCTTCGGTCATCGAGACCGAGCGCGGCATGGGCTACAGGCTGGGCCGTCCATGA
- a CDS encoding PepSY domain-containing protein, with amino-acid sequence MKKTLTILGFLAVFPAGVALADDDCFVPMADWQPRDAVARLAEENGWTVRRIKIDDGCYEIDGRDAEGRRIEVTVHPATLQVIEFEYEDEDDDDRPRRDREGGDDD; translated from the coding sequence ATGAAGAAGACATTGACAATTCTCGGCTTTCTCGCGGTCTTCCCGGCCGGAGTCGCGCTGGCGGACGACGACTGCTTCGTGCCGATGGCCGACTGGCAGCCGCGCGACGCCGTCGCCCGATTGGCCGAGGAAAACGGCTGGACGGTGCGCCGGATCAAGATCGACGACGGCTGCTACGAGATCGACGGCCGCGACGCCGAGGGGCGCCGGATCGAGGTGACCGTTCATCCGGCAACGCTCCAGGTGATCGAGTTCGAATACGAGGACGAGGACGACGACGATCGCCCCCGCCGGGATCGCGAAGGAGGCGACGATGACTGA
- a CDS encoding DUF2793 domain-containing protein, producing MSDTTTHLLLPYILAAQAQKHVTHNEALRILDGLVQLSVLDRDLTTPPGSPADGERYIVGSGATGDWAGWDLNVALWTDGAWLRLPPRTGWRAWVEDEGLLLVYDGAGWIGTTPAALQNMALLGIGTTADASNPFSAKLNAALWTAKTLAEGGSGDLFYTMNKEAAGDDLGLTLQTGFVTKALVGLFGSDRFRLAVSADGSTFFDGLSVDNANGIVDQPRLPCFKAYTNYDNYVGIGTWTKIGLNNTDYNDQGAFDAANNHFVAPVDGTYLFGATLLYKINASATARMRGRLVLNGTTEIRGSLGEISATHVSLATAIWLQTMVPLIAGDTVELQGYFRVADGYFAADHTSFWGTKIG from the coding sequence ATGTCCGACACCACGACCCATCTGCTGCTCCCCTACATCCTGGCGGCGCAGGCCCAGAAGCACGTCACCCACAATGAGGCGCTGCGGATCCTCGACGGGCTCGTCCAGCTCTCCGTGCTCGATCGGGACCTGACCACGCCGCCCGGCAGTCCCGCCGATGGTGAGCGATACATCGTCGGCTCGGGTGCCACCGGCGACTGGGCGGGCTGGGATCTGAACGTCGCGCTCTGGACCGATGGCGCCTGGCTCCGCCTGCCACCGCGGACCGGCTGGCGGGCCTGGGTCGAGGATGAGGGCCTGCTGCTGGTCTACGACGGCGCGGGCTGGATCGGAACCACACCGGCGGCGCTGCAGAACATGGCACTGCTCGGGATCGGCACCACGGCCGACGCTTCGAACCCGTTCTCGGCCAAGCTGAACGCGGCGCTCTGGACGGCGAAGACCTTGGCTGAGGGCGGCAGCGGCGATCTGTTCTACACCATGAACAAGGAGGCGGCGGGCGACGATCTCGGGCTGACGCTGCAGACCGGCTTCGTGACCAAGGCGCTGGTCGGCCTCTTCGGCTCGGACCGGTTCCGGCTCGCAGTCTCGGCCGACGGCAGCACCTTCTTCGACGGGCTCAGCGTCGACAACGCCAACGGCATCGTCGACCAGCCCCGGCTGCCGTGCTTCAAGGCGTACACGAACTACGATAATTACGTCGGCATCGGGACCTGGACGAAGATCGGCCTCAACAACACCGACTACAACGACCAGGGCGCGTTCGATGCCGCGAACAACCACTTCGTGGCCCCGGTCGACGGAACCTACCTCTTCGGCGCAACGCTGCTCTACAAGATCAACGCCAGCGCCACAGCCCGCATGCGCGGGCGGCTCGTCCTGAACGGCACGACGGAAATCCGCGGCTCCCTCGGCGAAATCTCAGCCACCCACGTCTCGCTCGCCACCGCGATCTGGCTGCAGACCATGGTGCCTCTGATTGCGGGCGATACCGTTGAGCTGCAGGGCTATTTCCGGGTTGCGGACGGATATTTCGCCGCCGATCACACGTCCTTCTGGGGCACGAAGATCGGCTGA
- a CDS encoding DUF2271 domain-containing protein codes for MKSLLATLALTTALTLPGLAMARPVTLTTTLNNYGGDGAYLALYVTDTSGAYVGSLWMAGGKSKYYEHLSDWYRATGGDTAQVNGITGASVGAGRTLEITLDLADALFDAGYTLHIDAAVEDMRDSPNEVAVPLTTDGAGTPVTGRRYIASFAYDM; via the coding sequence ATGAAGTCGCTTCTCGCAACGCTCGCGCTCACCACCGCGCTGACGCTCCCCGGCCTCGCCATGGCGAGGCCTGTGACGCTCACCACGACCCTCAACAATTACGGCGGCGACGGGGCCTATCTCGCGCTCTACGTCACCGATACCTCGGGCGCTTACGTCGGCAGTCTCTGGATGGCTGGCGGCAAGTCCAAGTACTACGAGCACCTCAGCGACTGGTACCGCGCCACCGGCGGCGACACTGCGCAGGTGAACGGCATCACCGGCGCCAGCGTCGGCGCGGGCCGCACGCTCGAGATCACGCTCGACCTGGCCGACGCGCTCTTCGACGCGGGCTACACGCTGCACATTGACGCCGCCGTCGAGGACATGCGCGACAGCCCGAACGAGGTGGCCGTCCCGCTCACGACCGATGGTGCGGGCACGCCGGTGACCGGGCGCCGGTACATCGCCAGCTTCGCCTACGACATGTGA